A stretch of the Chelonia mydas isolate rCheMyd1 chromosome 5, rCheMyd1.pri.v2, whole genome shotgun sequence genome encodes the following:
- the SPTLC1 gene encoding serine palmitoyltransferase 1 isoform X3, whose translation MRTEESIIYSYGFATIASAIPAYSKRGDIVFVDEAACFAIQKGLQASRSNVKLFKHNDMADLERLLKEQEIEDQKNPRKACVTRRFILVEGLYMNTGDICPLPELIKLKYKYKVRIFLEESLSFGVLGEYGRGVTEHFGINIDDIDLISANMENSLASIGGFCCGRSFVIDHQRLSGQGYCFSASLPPLLAAAAIEALNIMEENPVIFQILREKCKRIHKALQRISGLLVVGESFSPALHLQLEETSGSRENDMKLLKRIADYCMNRSIALTQARYLEKEEKCLPPPSIRVVVTVEQTEEELDKAASIIREAAESVLN comes from the exons ATGAGGACAGAGGAATCTATTATATACTCATATGGATTTGCCACAATTGCCAGTGCTATTCCAGCATATTCAAAGCGAGGGGACATAGTGTTTGT AGATGAAGCTGCCTGCTTTGCTATTCAGAAAGGATTACAGGCATCTCGAAGTAACGTTAAGTTATTTAAACATAATGATATGGCTGACCTTGAGCGACTTCTGAAAGAACAAGAGATTGAAGATCAAAAG AATCCTCGTAAGGCCTGTGTAACTCGAAGGTTTATTCTGGTGGAAGGGCTATATATGAATACTGGAGATATTTGTCCTCTTCCAGAATTG AtaaaattgaaatataaatataaagtgaggatTTTTTTGGAGGAAAGTCTTTCCTTTGGAGTCCTCGGAGAATATGGACGAGGTGTTACAGAACACTTTGGAATAAAT ATTGATGATATAGATCTGATTAGTGCAAACATGGAGAATTCCCTGGCTTCTATTGGAGGATTTTGCTGTGGAAGATCTTTTGTTATTGACCATCAG cGATTGTCGGGTCAGGGTTACTGCTTTTCAGCCTCTCTGCCTCCCCTactagctgctgctgctattgagGCCCTCAATATCATGGAAGAGAATCCAG tCATTTTTCAGATTTTACGAGAGAAATGCAAACGGATTCACAAAGCTTTGCAAAG AATCTCTGGTCTACTAGTTGTGGGAGAGTCATTTTCTCCAGCATTACACCTTCAGTTAGAAGAGACCAGTGGCTCTCGAGAGAATGATATGAAGTTACTCAAGAGAATTGCAGATTAT TGTATGAATAGAAGTATTGCATTAACTCAGGCCCGCTAtctggagaaggaagagaaatgtCTTCCGCCGCCGAG TATTCGAGTAGTGGTAACAGTGGAACAAACAGAAGAAGAATTGGATAAAGCTGCATCGATTATCAGGGAAGCTGCAGAGTCTGTACTGAATTAA
- the SPTLC1 gene encoding serine palmitoyltransferase 1 isoform X2: MSPPSHKIIVNGKECINFASFNFLGLLDNERVKNAAQASLRKYGVGTCGPRGFYGTFDVHLELEDRLAKFMRTEESIIYSYGFATIASAIPAYSKRGDIVFVDEAACFAIQKGLQASRSNVKLFKHNDMADLERLLKEQEIEDQKNPRKACVTRRFILVEGLYMNTGDICPLPELIKLKYKYKVRIFLEESLSFGVLGEYGRGVTEHFGINIDDIDLISANMENSLASIGGFCCGRSFVIDHQRLSGQGYCFSASLPPLLAAAAIEALNIMEENPVIFQILREKCKRIHKALQRISGLLVVGESFSPALHLQLEETSGSRENDMKLLKRIADYCMNRSIALTQARYLEKEEKCLPPPSIRVVVTVEQTEEELDKAASIIREAAESVLN, encoded by the exons AATGCAGCCCAGGCATCTTTGAGGAAGTACGGAGTTGGCACTTGTGGACCTAGAGGGTTTTACGGCACTTTTG atgtACACTTGGAATTGGAAGATCGACTAGCAAAATTTATGAGGACAGAGGAATCTATTATATACTCATATGGATTTGCCACAATTGCCAGTGCTATTCCAGCATATTCAAAGCGAGGGGACATAGTGTTTGT AGATGAAGCTGCCTGCTTTGCTATTCAGAAAGGATTACAGGCATCTCGAAGTAACGTTAAGTTATTTAAACATAATGATATGGCTGACCTTGAGCGACTTCTGAAAGAACAAGAGATTGAAGATCAAAAG AATCCTCGTAAGGCCTGTGTAACTCGAAGGTTTATTCTGGTGGAAGGGCTATATATGAATACTGGAGATATTTGTCCTCTTCCAGAATTG AtaaaattgaaatataaatataaagtgaggatTTTTTTGGAGGAAAGTCTTTCCTTTGGAGTCCTCGGAGAATATGGACGAGGTGTTACAGAACACTTTGGAATAAAT ATTGATGATATAGATCTGATTAGTGCAAACATGGAGAATTCCCTGGCTTCTATTGGAGGATTTTGCTGTGGAAGATCTTTTGTTATTGACCATCAG cGATTGTCGGGTCAGGGTTACTGCTTTTCAGCCTCTCTGCCTCCCCTactagctgctgctgctattgagGCCCTCAATATCATGGAAGAGAATCCAG tCATTTTTCAGATTTTACGAGAGAAATGCAAACGGATTCACAAAGCTTTGCAAAG AATCTCTGGTCTACTAGTTGTGGGAGAGTCATTTTCTCCAGCATTACACCTTCAGTTAGAAGAGACCAGTGGCTCTCGAGAGAATGATATGAAGTTACTCAAGAGAATTGCAGATTAT TGTATGAATAGAAGTATTGCATTAACTCAGGCCCGCTAtctggagaaggaagagaaatgtCTTCCGCCGCCGAG TATTCGAGTAGTGGTAACAGTGGAACAAACAGAAGAAGAATTGGATAAAGCTGCATCGATTATCAGGGAAGCTGCAGAGTCTGTACTGAATTAA